A window of the Streptomyces sp. NBC_00454 genome harbors these coding sequences:
- a CDS encoding allophanate hydrolase subunit 1 produces MRALPVGAEALLLEVDSAEEVAALHAELLRRRDAGELGGPGGVREIVPAARTVLLDGVREPRALAARIGRWTIPPLAPADGPLVTVRVRYDGPDLAEVAALWGVAPEEVPGIVGSVSFRVAFCGFAPGFGYLTGLPARLRLPRRATPRTAVPAGSLALAGEYAGVYPRSSPGGWQLIGSTDAVLWDPAREPAALLAPGVRVRFTETGVAA; encoded by the coding sequence GTGAGGGCCCTGCCCGTGGGCGCCGAGGCCCTGCTCCTGGAGGTGGACTCCGCCGAGGAGGTGGCCGCGCTCCACGCGGAACTGCTGCGCCGCCGGGACGCGGGCGAACTCGGCGGGCCGGGCGGCGTACGGGAGATCGTGCCCGCGGCCCGGACCGTCCTGCTCGACGGGGTGCGCGAGCCGCGCGCCCTGGCCGCCCGCATCGGCCGCTGGACGATCCCGCCGCTCGCACCGGCCGACGGCCCGCTGGTCACGGTCCGGGTGCGCTACGACGGGCCCGATCTGGCGGAGGTGGCCGCTCTGTGGGGGGTCGCCCCCGAGGAGGTCCCCGGCATCGTCGGCTCCGTCTCCTTCCGCGTCGCCTTCTGCGGCTTCGCCCCCGGCTTCGGGTACCTCACCGGCCTCCCGGCCCGCTTGCGGCTGCCCCGCCGCGCGACGCCCCGTACGGCCGTACCGGCGGGCTCGCTGGCGCTGGCGGGCGAGTACGCGGGGGTCTATCCCCGCTCCTCCCCCGGCGGCTGGCAGCTGATCGGCTCCACCGACGCGGTGCTGTGGGACCCGGCACGGGAACCGGCCGCCCTCCTCGCGCCAGGAGTACGGGTGCGGTTCACGGAGACCGGGGTGGCGGCATGA
- a CDS encoding LamB/YcsF family protein, translating to MASMITPDPSGPAPVIDLNADLGEGFGRWTLTDDEALLSVVTSANVACGFHAGDPSIMRRVCELAAARGVRIGAQVSYRDLAGFGRRSMDVPAGELADEVAYQIGALEVFAKAAGSTVSYVKPHGALYNRTVHDAAQAAAVVSGVLLAAGRAGLPVLGLPGSLLLAAAERAGLPAVPEAFADRAYTPAGTLVPRGEPGAVVHDPDAVVARAVAMAAGGSVVAAGGSRIPVAARSLCLHGDTPGAADLALRVRAALGAAGVRVEAFA from the coding sequence ATGGCTTCCATGATCACACCGGATCCGTCCGGCCCCGCCCCCGTGATCGACCTCAACGCCGATCTCGGCGAGGGCTTCGGCCGGTGGACGCTGACCGACGACGAGGCCCTGCTGTCGGTCGTCACCAGTGCCAACGTCGCCTGCGGGTTCCACGCGGGCGACCCGTCCATCATGCGCCGCGTCTGCGAACTGGCGGCCGCCCGCGGGGTGCGGATCGGCGCGCAGGTCTCGTACCGCGACCTGGCGGGCTTCGGGCGCCGCTCCATGGACGTGCCGGCCGGTGAGCTGGCCGACGAGGTGGCGTACCAGATCGGGGCGCTGGAGGTGTTCGCGAAGGCGGCCGGCTCCACGGTGTCGTACGTGAAACCGCACGGCGCGCTCTACAACCGGACCGTGCACGACGCCGCTCAGGCCGCCGCCGTCGTCTCGGGCGTACTGCTGGCGGCCGGGCGCGCGGGGCTGCCGGTGCTCGGGCTGCCCGGCTCGCTGCTGCTCGCCGCCGCCGAACGGGCCGGGCTGCCGGCCGTCCCGGAGGCCTTCGCCGACCGCGCCTACACCCCGGCGGGCACCCTCGTGCCGCGCGGCGAGCCGGGAGCCGTGGTGCACGACCCGGACGCGGTGGTCGCCCGCGCGGTCGCGATGGCCGCCGGGGGCTCGGTGGTGGCCGCCGGCGGATCCCGCATCCCGGTGGCCGCCCGCTCGCTCTGCCTGCACGGGGACACCCCCGGGGCGGCGGACCTGGCCCTGCGCGTCCGGGCGGCGCTCGGCGCGGCCGGGGTCCGGGTGGAGGCCTTCGCGTGA
- a CDS encoding nitrate- and nitrite sensing domain-containing protein yields MRFRGKSIRRKIVALLLVPLVSLTALWGFATVITGQEAFQLLGVAYVIDKVGYPVEDVVRVIQKERRQTLVVIGDPRASTATSELIKRRGATDEMVAKIAADASDPEVADELTPLAAQRLNSILEAFHGIGALRGAVDAGSLNTSQALELYNRLVDPCYEFLMNLHALENVEMDKQGRALVGITRARETLSREDAVIASALASRNVSQDDVRHVTDFVANRKLLYEFNLAILPAADREQFEQYWNNPESRGLREAEERFIASGPGHNNPRGVNAAQWDKGAQRVLDDLATMGTAAGDRYQKRVQPVAMNVLVQAAVAGILGFIALIVSLVLSVRIGRELIRDLSRLRKEAHEVSGVRLPGVMRRLAAGENVDVETEAPRLEYEKDEVGQVGQALNTLQRAAIEAAVKQAELRRGVSEVFVNLARRNQVLLHRQLTLLDTMERRTEDTEELADLFRLDHMTTRMRRHAEGLVILSGAAPSRQWRKPVQLMDVVRAAVAEVEDYERIEVRRLPRLGIAGPAVADVTHLIAELLENATVFSPPHTAVQVLGERVANGFTLEIHDRGLGMTPEALLDANLRLAETPEFELSDTDRLGLFVVSRLAQRHDVKIGLQPSPYGGTTAVVFLPVALLTEAPETDGTGIRLAGGKAVGGPRRPAAAVEGGQADRRLPAGAELRGPVELEAPVGIPGLEDPATALEGTASGITGLTGISGVTGNPGAKGRPAMATLDDETPPNGTPRSALLGLRPAGRPHAERHAERGTPWKGDRIGERISDRAADAAAERGGARPLDRDGGRDAGRDGFRDRDGFRDRSGHGAPDRDRGSDRRGPDREPLAPTGPVRLESPRPDPARAEGSRTTGAVPLPRRRPTPTLVAEHGRRVPRPVSAVPDPDPAQGAPEAAPAKSGPAQGTALPRRIRQASLAPQLKNAPAPAPAEAAADTVEDRDAEDVRRRMSALQRGWTAGRDQHAQQNSQQDARRDARPDARPDVRNPAPQPSGTEAGAPAATGPGYENEGDGR; encoded by the coding sequence ATGCGCTTTCGCGGGAAGTCCATCCGCCGGAAGATCGTGGCGTTGCTCCTTGTGCCGCTCGTCTCCCTGACCGCCCTCTGGGGCTTCGCCACCGTGATCACAGGTCAGGAGGCCTTCCAACTCCTCGGCGTGGCCTACGTCATCGACAAGGTCGGCTACCCCGTCGAGGACGTCGTCCGCGTCATCCAGAAGGAGCGCCGCCAGACCCTCGTGGTCATCGGCGACCCCCGCGCCTCCACCGCGACCTCCGAACTCATCAAACGGCGCGGCGCCACCGACGAGATGGTCGCGAAGATCGCCGCCGACGCCAGCGACCCCGAAGTGGCAGACGAGCTCACCCCGCTCGCCGCCCAGCGCCTGAACTCCATCCTGGAGGCCTTCCACGGCATCGGCGCCCTGCGCGGAGCCGTCGACGCCGGCTCCCTCAACACCAGCCAGGCGCTGGAGCTGTACAACCGGCTCGTCGACCCCTGCTACGAGTTCCTCATGAACCTCCACGCGCTCGAGAACGTGGAGATGGACAAGCAGGGCCGCGCCCTCGTCGGCATCACCCGCGCCCGCGAGACGCTCTCCCGCGAGGACGCCGTCATCGCCTCGGCCCTGGCCTCCCGCAACGTCAGCCAGGACGACGTCCGGCACGTCACCGACTTCGTCGCCAACCGCAAGCTGCTCTACGAGTTCAACCTCGCGATCCTCCCGGCCGCCGACCGGGAGCAGTTCGAGCAGTACTGGAACAACCCGGAGAGCCGGGGCCTGCGCGAGGCAGAGGAACGATTCATCGCCTCGGGCCCCGGCCACAACAACCCGCGCGGCGTCAACGCCGCCCAATGGGACAAGGGCGCGCAGAGGGTCCTCGACGACCTCGCCACCATGGGCACCGCCGCCGGCGACCGCTACCAGAAGCGCGTCCAGCCCGTGGCCATGAACGTGCTGGTCCAGGCCGCCGTCGCCGGAATCCTCGGCTTCATCGCCCTCATCGTCTCCCTCGTCCTGTCCGTGCGCATCGGCCGCGAGCTGATCCGCGACCTGTCCCGGCTCCGCAAGGAGGCACACGAGGTCTCCGGCGTCCGCCTCCCCGGCGTCATGCGCCGCCTCGCCGCCGGCGAGAACGTGGACGTCGAGACCGAGGCGCCCCGCCTGGAGTACGAGAAGGACGAGGTGGGCCAGGTCGGCCAGGCCCTCAACACCCTCCAGCGCGCCGCCATCGAGGCCGCCGTCAAGCAGGCGGAACTGCGCCGCGGGGTCTCCGAGGTGTTCGTCAACCTCGCCCGCCGCAACCAGGTGCTCCTGCACCGCCAGCTCACCCTGCTCGACACCATGGAGCGGCGCACCGAGGACACCGAGGAACTCGCCGACCTCTTCCGCCTCGACCACATGACCACCCGCATGCGCCGCCACGCCGAGGGCCTGGTGATCCTCTCCGGCGCCGCACCCTCCCGCCAGTGGCGCAAGCCCGTCCAGCTGATGGACGTCGTACGGGCCGCCGTCGCCGAGGTGGAGGACTACGAGCGCATCGAGGTACGGCGACTGCCGCGCCTGGGCATCGCCGGCCCGGCCGTCGCCGACGTCACCCACCTCATCGCCGAACTCCTCGAGAACGCCACGGTGTTCTCCCCGCCCCACACGGCGGTCCAGGTCCTCGGCGAACGCGTGGCCAACGGGTTCACCCTGGAGATCCACGACCGCGGCCTCGGCATGACCCCGGAGGCCCTGCTCGACGCGAACCTGCGCCTCGCCGAGACCCCGGAGTTCGAGCTCTCCGACACCGACCGGCTCGGCCTGTTCGTGGTCAGCCGCCTCGCGCAGCGCCACGACGTCAAGATCGGCCTCCAGCCCAGCCCGTACGGGGGCACCACCGCGGTGGTCTTCCTCCCGGTGGCCCTGCTGACGGAGGCTCCCGAGACCGACGGCACCGGCATCCGCCTGGCCGGCGGCAAGGCCGTGGGCGGCCCCAGGCGTCCCGCGGCGGCCGTCGAGGGCGGGCAGGCCGACCGCCGGCTCCCGGCCGGCGCCGAACTGCGCGGCCCCGTCGAACTGGAGGCCCCGGTCGGCATCCCGGGGCTGGAAGACCCCGCCACGGCCCTGGAGGGGACCGCCAGCGGCATCACGGGCCTCACCGGGATCTCCGGGGTCACCGGGAACCCCGGAGCCAAGGGTCGGCCCGCCATGGCCACCCTCGACGACGAGACCCCGCCGAACGGCACCCCGCGCAGCGCCCTGCTCGGCCTGCGCCCGGCGGGCCGCCCGCACGCGGAGCGGCACGCCGAGCGCGGCACGCCCTGGAAGGGCGACCGCATCGGGGAACGCATCAGCGACCGCGCCGCGGACGCCGCCGCCGAGCGCGGCGGTGCCCGGCCCCTCGACCGCGACGGGGGCCGCGACGCGGGCCGGGACGGTTTCCGAGACCGCGACGGCTTCCGCGACCGGAGCGGCCACGGCGCCCCGGACCGCGACCGCGGCTCCGACCGCCGCGGCCCCGACCGCGAGCCCCTGGCCCCCACGGGCCCGGTCCGCCTGGAGTCCCCCCGCCCGGACCCCGCCCGCGCCGAAGGCTCCCGCACCACGGGCGCCGTACCGCTCCCGCGCCGGCGCCCCACGCCGACCCTGGTCGCCGAGCACGGCCGCCGGGTGCCCCGGCCGGTCTCCGCCGTCCCGGACCCCGATCCGGCCCAGGGCGCCCCCGAGGCGGCCCCGGCCAAGTCCGGCCCGGCCCAGGGCACGGCCCTGCCGCGCCGGATCCGGCAGGCCAGCCTCGCGCCCCAGCTCAAGAACGCCCCGGCCCCGGCACCCGCCGAAGCCGCCGCCGACACGGTGGAGGACCGCGACGCGGAGGACGTGCGCCGCCGCATGTCCGCGCTCCAGCGCGGCTGGACGGCGGGACGCGACCAGCACGCACAGCAGAACTCGCAGCAGGACGCACGCCGCGACGCCCGGCCGGACGCCCGGCCGGACGTCCGGAACCCAGCACCGCAGCCGTCCGGGACCGAGGCCGGCGCCCCTGCCGCCACCGGGCCCGGATACGAGAACGAAGGGGACGGTCGATGA
- a CDS encoding roadblock/LC7 domain-containing protein, which produces MTAPQSGNDTRGRGSGPLNWLLDELVDKVASIRKAVVLSGDGLPTGSSKDLTREDSEHLAAVASGFHSLAKGVGRHFDSGKVRQTVVELDEAFLFVMAAGDGSCLAVLADSDSDVGQVAYEMTLMVKRVGDHLATAPRTGLPAGG; this is translated from the coding sequence ATGACCGCACCGCAGTCCGGGAACGACACCAGGGGCCGCGGCTCCGGCCCGCTCAACTGGCTTCTCGACGAGCTCGTGGACAAGGTCGCCAGCATCCGCAAGGCGGTGGTCCTCTCCGGCGACGGCCTGCCCACCGGCAGCTCCAAGGACCTCACCCGCGAGGACAGCGAGCACCTGGCGGCCGTGGCCTCCGGCTTCCACAGCCTGGCCAAGGGCGTCGGCCGCCACTTCGACTCCGGCAAGGTCCGCCAGACCGTGGTCGAGCTGGACGAGGCGTTCCTGTTCGTCATGGCCGCCGGAGACGGCAGCTGCCTGGCGGTCCTCGCCGACTCCGACTCCGATGTCGGGCAGGTCGCGTACGAGATGACCCTCATGGTCAAGCGCGTCGGTGACCACCTGGCGACCGCCCCGCGCACCGGGCTGCCAGCCGGAGGGTGA
- a CDS encoding alpha/beta hydrolase, giving the protein MTAPPFDRELGAALAASGHAVREPFTPGNLAARQERDAAVRARPTVRELADGGRFEVDELRAPGPPGGPDVTLVCARPTGTTGPLPVLYYLHGGGMIMGNAWSVLPRLLREWALPLGLAVVSVAYRLAPRTQYPGPLEDCYAGLVWTAGHADRLGLDADRILLGGKSAGGGLAAALALLTRDRGGPAPIGQLLLCPMLDDRDHTFSSRQMAGVDTWDRTSNATAWRAALGDRYGAEDLPPYAAPARATDLSGLPPAYIDVGSAETFRDEDVAYANAIWQAGGQAELHVWPGAFHGFDTLAPEAALSRDAREARLRWLGRVLAQSYNRTKRTVSPGPACAAASRARPGGTTPTTG; this is encoded by the coding sequence GTGACCGCACCGCCCTTCGACCGCGAACTGGGCGCGGCCCTCGCCGCCTCGGGGCACGCGGTGCGCGAGCCGTTCACCCCCGGCAACCTCGCCGCCCGCCAGGAGCGGGACGCCGCGGTCCGGGCGCGGCCGACCGTCCGCGAACTCGCCGACGGCGGCCGCTTCGAGGTGGACGAGCTGCGGGCGCCGGGACCGCCGGGCGGACCGGACGTCACCCTCGTGTGCGCACGCCCCACCGGGACCACCGGGCCGCTGCCGGTGCTCTACTACCTGCACGGCGGCGGAATGATCATGGGCAACGCGTGGTCCGTGCTTCCGCGGCTGCTCCGGGAATGGGCCCTGCCGCTGGGGCTGGCCGTCGTCTCCGTCGCCTACCGGCTGGCGCCGCGGACCCAGTACCCGGGACCGCTGGAGGACTGCTACGCCGGGCTCGTGTGGACGGCCGGGCACGCGGACCGGCTGGGGCTGGACGCGGACCGGATCCTCCTCGGAGGCAAGAGCGCCGGCGGCGGACTCGCGGCGGCGCTCGCGCTCCTCACCCGCGACCGCGGAGGGCCGGCGCCCATCGGACAGCTGCTCCTGTGCCCCATGCTCGACGACCGCGACCACACCTTCTCCAGCCGCCAGATGGCCGGAGTCGACACCTGGGACCGGACCTCCAACGCCACCGCGTGGCGCGCGGCCCTGGGTGACCGGTACGGCGCCGAGGACCTGCCGCCGTACGCGGCCCCCGCCCGCGCCACGGACCTGTCCGGGCTGCCCCCGGCATACATCGACGTCGGGTCGGCGGAGACGTTCAGGGACGAGGACGTGGCCTACGCCAACGCGATCTGGCAGGCCGGAGGCCAGGCCGAACTGCACGTGTGGCCCGGGGCCTTCCACGGGTTCGACACCCTCGCGCCGGAGGCGGCCCTCAGCCGGGACGCCCGCGAGGCCCGCCTCCGCTGGCTCGGGCGGGTCCTCGCACAGTCCTACAACCGGACGAAGCGCACCGTCAGTCCCGGCCCGGCCTGCGCCGCCGCGTCCAGGGCGCGGCCCGGGGGGACCACACCGACGACCGGGTAG
- a CDS encoding ATP/GTP-binding protein has translation MAFGRSSRTGAMHAVTPVEPLTLKILVAGGFGVGKTTLVSAVSEIRPLRTEERLSEPGRGIDDTGGVEGKNTTTVAMDFGRITLREDLVLYLFGTPGQDRFWFLWDELAQGSLGAVVLADTRRLADCFAAVDYFERRGIPFVVAVNCFDGADRHPVVSVREALDLAPEVPVLLCDARDRESVKDVLVGVVEHAMTLARARRQSLTAGA, from the coding sequence ATGGCCTTCGGGCGCTCTAGCCGCACCGGCGCCATGCATGCCGTGACGCCGGTCGAACCGCTGACCCTGAAGATCCTGGTCGCGGGCGGCTTCGGGGTGGGCAAGACCACCCTGGTCAGTGCGGTGAGTGAGATCAGGCCGCTGCGGACGGAGGAACGGCTCTCCGAACCGGGCCGCGGCATCGACGACACCGGGGGAGTGGAGGGCAAGAACACCACGACCGTGGCCATGGACTTCGGGCGGATCACGCTCCGCGAGGACCTGGTGCTCTACCTGTTCGGCACGCCCGGACAGGACCGGTTCTGGTTCCTGTGGGACGAGCTGGCCCAGGGCTCGCTCGGCGCGGTCGTCCTCGCGGACACCCGGCGCCTCGCCGACTGCTTCGCCGCCGTCGACTACTTCGAACGGCGCGGGATCCCCTTCGTGGTGGCGGTGAACTGCTTCGACGGCGCCGACCGCCACCCGGTGGTGTCCGTACGCGAGGCGCTAGACCTCGCTCCGGAGGTGCCGGTCCTGCTGTGCGACGCCCGGGACCGGGAGTCCGTCAAGGACGTCCTGGTGGGGGTCGTGGAGCACGCGATGACCCTGGCCCGGGCCCGCCGCCAGAGCCTGACCGCCGGAGCCTGA
- a CDS encoding HEAT repeat domain-containing protein, whose product MFEPVIAPSGTLLGLLQRGRGDGTLHALAAPRAEALSALNQCVAGDPRQDWQVENRSLYYARLYVDLDGPLGEIENHLFSVDDLVDEDERRTGLALSVLGHLASYGRDDALMLLRRYAATGAGWAWALDELALRDDDEGLRSLAAPVLARFPATPEGEARLAAAVRDAYEPRPWCLWEEDPAYGERLRAARQQGSFDRWQRQLTPRGPQPGWGVQAVFDWAADGLLRGTPLHVPAARCLAAVATPEDRSAILAAAAGANGEAARATALHHLVLAEPENPAVLDLIEAAGDEPAVAAYERMCGPAALERARRWAHRPDALGGAAAALLAARGGAEDAGSVLGALRSTVRGSGPDSVRLFALVDGAGRLAIACSAPVLRHIYRETASSHLRGRAARALAATDPTFGSGFAVECLWDCEETTREVAAHHAETADARVAPRLRRLATDPAEEEDVQSAVRNRIAPESAV is encoded by the coding sequence ATGTTCGAACCAGTCATAGCGCCAAGCGGCACCCTGCTCGGGCTCCTCCAGCGGGGGCGCGGCGACGGAACGCTGCACGCACTTGCCGCGCCCAGGGCCGAGGCCCTGTCGGCGCTCAACCAGTGCGTGGCCGGCGATCCCCGCCAGGACTGGCAGGTCGAGAACCGCTCCTTGTACTACGCCCGCCTGTACGTGGATCTCGACGGCCCCCTCGGCGAGATCGAGAACCACCTCTTCAGCGTCGACGACCTCGTCGACGAGGACGAGCGCCGCACCGGCCTCGCCCTGTCCGTGCTCGGGCACCTGGCCTCGTACGGCCGCGACGACGCGCTCATGCTGCTGCGCCGCTACGCCGCCACGGGCGCCGGCTGGGCCTGGGCCCTCGACGAGCTCGCCCTGCGCGACGACGACGAGGGGCTGCGCTCGCTCGCCGCCCCCGTGCTCGCCCGCTTCCCCGCCACCCCGGAGGGTGAGGCGCGGCTCGCCGCCGCCGTCCGCGACGCCTACGAACCCAGGCCCTGGTGCCTGTGGGAGGAGGACCCCGCCTACGGCGAGCGCCTGCGCGCCGCCCGCCAGCAGGGCTCCTTCGACCGCTGGCAGCGCCAGCTCACCCCGCGCGGCCCCCAGCCCGGCTGGGGCGTCCAAGCCGTCTTCGACTGGGCCGCCGACGGCCTGCTCCGGGGCACCCCGCTGCACGTCCCCGCCGCCCGCTGCCTCGCCGCCGTGGCCACCCCCGAGGACCGCTCCGCGATCCTCGCGGCCGCCGCCGGCGCCAACGGCGAGGCCGCCCGCGCCACCGCGCTGCACCACCTGGTCCTCGCCGAGCCGGAGAACCCGGCCGTCCTGGACCTCATCGAAGCCGCCGGGGACGAGCCCGCCGTGGCCGCCTACGAGCGCATGTGCGGCCCCGCCGCCCTCGAACGGGCCCGGCGCTGGGCCCACCGCCCCGACGCCCTCGGAGGGGCCGCTGCGGCCCTCCTGGCCGCCCGCGGCGGAGCCGAGGACGCGGGCTCGGTGCTCGGAGCACTGCGCTCCACCGTGCGGGGCTCCGGCCCCGACTCGGTGCGCCTGTTCGCCCTGGTCGACGGAGCCGGCCGGCTCGCGATCGCCTGCTCGGCCCCGGTGCTGCGCCACATCTACCGGGAGACGGCCTCGTCGCACCTGAGGGGCCGGGCCGCACGGGCCCTGGCGGCCACGGACCCGACCTTCGGATCGGGCTTCGCGGTGGAATGCCTCTGGGACTGCGAGGAGACCACGCGCGAGGTGGCCGCCCACCACGCCGAGACGGCCGACGCCCGCGTCGCGCCCCGGCTGCGGAGACTGGCCACGGACCCGGCCGAGGAAGAGGACGTCCAGTCGGCGGTGCGCAACCGGATCGCGCCGGAGTCCGCGGTGTAG
- a CDS encoding biotin-dependent carboxyltransferase family protein has protein sequence MRAFEVVRPGALTTVQDGGRPGYAHLGVPRSGALDSAAHTLANRLLGNPPRAAVLETTLDGVGLRALAGPLLVAVTGAPCAVRVCGRPAPWGAPVLLRAGAELSVGRAESGVRSYVAVRGGFAVDPVLGSRSTDLLSGLGPPVLAAGALLPVGPPGPDPVAGVDAPATPGPPAELVLPLRLGPRADWFDARSLTDGLLRAPYRVSPASNRIGLRTEAGPPLLRARSGELPSEGMVLGAVQVPPDGYPVVFLADHPVTGGYPVVGVVPPGRALDAAAQAGPGLTVRFVRL, from the coding sequence ATGAGGGCCTTCGAAGTGGTCCGGCCGGGCGCGCTGACGACCGTCCAGGACGGGGGCCGTCCCGGCTACGCGCACCTGGGCGTGCCCCGCTCGGGCGCCCTCGACTCGGCGGCCCACACCCTGGCCAACCGGCTCCTGGGCAACCCGCCGCGGGCCGCCGTGCTGGAGACGACCCTCGACGGCGTGGGCCTGCGCGCCCTGGCCGGCCCCCTGCTCGTCGCCGTGACCGGCGCCCCTTGTGCGGTACGGGTCTGCGGGCGGCCCGCACCCTGGGGAGCCCCGGTCCTGCTGCGCGCCGGGGCGGAGCTTTCCGTGGGCCGGGCGGAGTCGGGGGTGCGCAGCTACGTCGCGGTGCGGGGAGGGTTCGCCGTGGACCCGGTCCTGGGCAGTCGCTCGACGGACCTGCTGTCGGGCCTGGGCCCCCCGGTCCTGGCGGCGGGAGCCCTGCTGCCGGTGGGCCCGCCCGGCCCGGATCCGGTGGCCGGGGTGGACGCCCCCGCCACCCCGGGCCCGCCCGCGGAACTCGTCCTCCCGCTGCGCCTGGGCCCGAGGGCCGACTGGTTCGACGCCCGTTCGCTGACGGACGGCCTGCTGCGCGCCCCGTACCGCGTCTCCCCCGCTTCGAACCGCATCGGCCTGCGCACGGAGGCGGGGCCGCCGCTGCTGCGCGCCCGGTCCGGGGAACTCCCGAGCGAGGGCATGGTCCTGGGCGCGGTCCAGGTCCCCCCGGACGGCTATCCGGTGGTCTTCCTGGCCGACCATCCGGTGACGGGCGGCTACCCGGTCGTCGGTGTGGTCCCCCCGGGCCGCGCCCTGGACGCGGCGGCGCAGGCCGGGCCGGGACTGACGGTGCGCTTCGTCCGGTTGTAG
- a CDS encoding ankyrin repeat domain-containing protein — translation MSEHVEDSSQDVPDEDVIELATKIFDLARQGETETLAAYLDAGVPANLTNDRGDTLVMLAAYHGHAEAVTALLARGAEADRANDRGQTPLAGAVFKGEEAVIRALLAGGADPEAGTPSAVDTARMFAKADLLELFGAK, via the coding sequence ATGAGTGAGCACGTCGAGGACAGCTCCCAGGACGTTCCCGACGAGGACGTCATCGAGCTGGCCACCAAGATCTTCGACCTCGCCCGTCAGGGTGAGACCGAGACCCTCGCCGCCTACCTGGACGCGGGCGTCCCGGCGAACCTCACCAACGACCGCGGCGACACCCTCGTCATGCTCGCCGCGTACCACGGCCACGCCGAGGCCGTCACGGCCCTGCTGGCCCGCGGCGCCGAGGCCGACCGCGCCAACGACCGCGGCCAGACCCCGCTCGCCGGGGCCGTCTTCAAGGGTGAGGAAGCCGTCATCCGCGCGCTCCTCGCCGGCGGGGCCGATCCGGAGGCCGGAACGCCCTCCGCCGTGGACACGGCCCGCATGTTCGCAAAGGCTGACCTGCTGGAACTTTTCGGAGCCAAGTAG
- a CDS encoding DUF2867 domain-containing protein, which translates to MGGTVRRRVAPVVGAAVASLGSYDHVDAVAVDVAPGTSATDFVRLVSTGSPAWVGRLLALRDRLVAPFGLQVQERGKPAETRIEPGVKRGPFRVLSVTQDEVLCGDDDKHLAFRASFAVRPKADGSGSEGVCTTVVRFERTAGRFYFRAIEPFHHLVIVSLLRPRTS; encoded by the coding sequence ATGGGCGGAACAGTTCGCCGGCGGGTTGCGCCGGTGGTGGGGGCCGCGGTCGCGAGCCTCGGATCCTACGACCACGTGGACGCGGTGGCGGTGGACGTGGCACCCGGAACGAGCGCCACGGACTTCGTCCGGCTCGTCTCCACCGGAAGCCCCGCCTGGGTCGGCCGGCTCCTGGCCCTGCGGGACCGGCTGGTCGCTCCGTTCGGCCTCCAGGTGCAGGAGCGGGGCAAGCCGGCCGAGACCCGGATCGAACCGGGCGTCAAGCGCGGGCCCTTCCGCGTCCTGTCGGTCACGCAGGACGAGGTCCTGTGCGGGGACGACGACAAGCACCTCGCCTTCCGGGCCTCCTTCGCAGTGCGGCCCAAAGCCGACGGGTCGGGGTCGGAGGGCGTCTGCACGACGGTGGTCCGGTTCGAACGGACCGCCGGGCGGTTCTACTTCCGGGCCATCGAGCCCTTCCACCACCTCGTCATTGTGAGCCTGCTCCGCCCCCGCACGTCGTGA
- a CDS encoding DUF742 domain-containing protein produces the protein MSDSGQDHPARLSDPAPDEAPDQAHRAHEAHQAPDQAPDQWFDDEAGPVVRPYAMTRGRTSHAGQHRLDLIALVVAEPAADDPVWDATLSPEHAHILGLCQQRPQSVAELAAELDLAVGVVRVLIGDLVDDELVHVTRPVPPAELPDESILREVIDGLRAL, from the coding sequence ATGAGCGATTCAGGCCAGGACCACCCCGCCCGCCTCTCCGACCCCGCCCCCGACGAGGCGCCCGATCAGGCCCACCGAGCCCACGAGGCCCACCAGGCGCCCGATCAGGCCCCCGACCAGTGGTTCGACGACGAGGCGGGTCCCGTCGTGCGCCCGTACGCGATGACCCGCGGCCGGACCAGCCACGCCGGCCAGCACCGGCTCGACCTGATCGCCCTCGTGGTCGCGGAGCCCGCGGCCGACGACCCGGTCTGGGACGCGACGCTGTCCCCGGAACACGCCCACATCCTCGGGCTGTGCCAGCAGCGCCCGCAGTCCGTGGCGGAACTCGCGGCCGAGCTCGACCTGGCGGTCGGGGTCGTCCGCGTCCTGATCGGCGATCTCGTCGACGACGAACTGGTCCACGTGACCAGGCCGGTCCCCCCGGCCGAACTGCCCGACGAATCCATACTGCGTGAGGTGATCGATGGCCTTCGGGCGCTCTAG